A genomic window from Clostridium aceticum includes:
- a CDS encoding OmpA/MotB family protein gives MSLKYKNKKDELEFSNSWIITYSDMITIVLCFFIIFFIFTAEETSLLYTIKETLTSEVEDLSSQVDELSKENEVLKNEKDSLAALLFGLEDIEIDIVQSQEEFIAYLREKNLLDQVNIIQNDTGLLIRFKDGILFPSGRADLSEEGKVVLNHIGDKLQKIDNKIIVAGYTDNLPISTSLYPSNWELSVARAINVAKVLIEDQSIAEERISVSGFGENHPIATNNTAVGRASNRRIEITILH, from the coding sequence ATGAGTTTAAAATATAAGAATAAAAAAGATGAATTAGAATTCTCTAATAGTTGGATCATTACCTATAGTGATATGATCACCATTGTTCTATGTTTTTTTATTATATTTTTCATCTTCACTGCAGAAGAAACTAGTTTACTATATACTATAAAAGAAACCCTTACTTCAGAGGTGGAGGATTTGAGCAGTCAGGTAGATGAACTGAGTAAAGAAAATGAAGTGCTAAAAAATGAAAAAGATTCTTTAGCCGCTTTACTTTTTGGACTAGAAGATATAGAAATAGATATAGTCCAGTCTCAGGAAGAGTTTATTGCTTATTTAAGGGAAAAGAATCTTTTAGACCAAGTAAATATTATACAAAACGATACCGGACTTTTGATTCGATTTAAAGATGGCATCCTATTCCCTAGCGGAAGAGCCGACCTATCGGAGGAGGGTAAAGTAGTATTAAACCATATTGGAGACAAGTTACAAAAAATCGATAACAAAATTATTGTAGCAGGGTATACAGATAACCTCCCTATAAGTACTTCCTTATACCCATCAAACTGGGAACTATCTGTAGCTAGGGCTATTAATGTAGCAAAGGTTTTGATAGAGGATCAGTCCATAGCAGAAGAACGAATTTCTGTTAGTGGTTTTGGAGAAAATCATCCTATTGCCACCAATAATACGGCAGTGGGACGAGCCAGCAATAGAAGAATTGAGATTACGATTCTTCATTAA
- a CDS encoding NAD(P)/FAD-dependent oxidoreductase, translating to MQETIKYVIIGNGIAGLSAAQTIRKFDPQGSIKIISSEKYLTYYRVKLSHFISKRFEDEELLLNKKQWYDENHIAVDLGVTVEALNPDQKELQLSDGKKIFYDKLLIATGSHPFVPPVAGAQMPGVFALRTLEDLKSFQHYLENCQTVTVIGGGLLGLEAAWAIKELGKKVNVVEFFPYLLPRQLDEEISKVFTEKLQQKDLHIYTNTAVEAILGEEKVTGLALKGGQELQTDAVLFSAGIRPNLDLAKSAALDVDKGIKVDHQMKSNLKDIFAAGDTIQIEGNILGLWNTASDQGKVAGENMTGGSQRYQPSQLSTLLNIGGLSVFSIGDVQDFTDTFSTFDGEARYRFYAKDGILTGGVVINNMSKVPKVKKAVLNKISIAEELGAGKSQQEIVDGLLQ from the coding sequence ATGCAAGAAACTATAAAGTATGTTATTATTGGCAATGGAATTGCTGGCTTATCTGCTGCACAAACCATTCGTAAGTTTGATCCACAGGGCAGCATAAAAATTATCAGCAGTGAAAAATACTTAACTTATTATCGGGTAAAATTATCTCACTTCATCAGTAAACGCTTTGAAGATGAGGAGCTTTTACTCAACAAAAAGCAGTGGTATGATGAAAACCATATTGCCGTAGATTTAGGGGTAACAGTAGAAGCACTTAACCCAGATCAGAAGGAACTTCAATTATCTGACGGTAAAAAAATATTTTATGATAAGTTGCTCATTGCCACAGGCAGCCATCCTTTTGTGCCACCTGTAGCTGGTGCACAAATGCCAGGAGTTTTTGCTTTAAGAACATTAGAGGATTTGAAAAGTTTTCAACATTATCTTGAAAACTGTCAAACAGTTACTGTCATTGGAGGGGGCTTGTTGGGATTAGAAGCTGCCTGGGCTATTAAGGAACTAGGTAAGAAAGTAAATGTAGTTGAATTTTTTCCTTACCTACTGCCTAGACAACTGGACGAAGAGATTTCTAAAGTCTTCACTGAAAAGCTACAGCAAAAAGATCTTCATATTTATACAAATACAGCAGTGGAGGCTATTTTAGGAGAAGAAAAAGTAACTGGATTAGCTTTAAAAGGCGGACAGGAACTACAAACAGATGCAGTATTATTCTCAGCTGGTATTCGGCCTAACCTAGATTTAGCAAAGTCAGCGGCTTTAGATGTAGATAAAGGAATTAAAGTAGATCATCAAATGAAAAGTAATCTAAAAGACATTTTTGCTGCGGGGGATACAATTCAAATTGAAGGAAATATCCTAGGACTTTGGAACACCGCCAGTGACCAAGGAAAAGTCGCTGGGGAAAACATGACAGGGGGCAGTCAACGCTACCAGCCTAGCCAATTAAGTACTTTACTAAATATCGGTGGATTGTCGGTTTTTTCTATAGGCGATGTACAAGACTTCACAGATACCTTCAGCACTTTTGATGGAGAAGCACGCTATAGGTTTTATGCCAAAGATGGCATACTTACTGGAGGAGTAGTTATCAACAATATGTCCAAAGTCCCAAAAGTAAAAAAAGCTGTCCTTAACAAAATCTCTATTGCTGAAGAATTAGGGGCAGGGAAAAGTCAGCAGGAAATTGTTGATGGATTGCTTCAATAA
- a CDS encoding carboxymuconolactone decarboxylase family protein, with protein MTRNPREIFNEFVQGLGAVQATNASQVEAFMKLNAAAYKTDVVDLKTKELISVAIGAYNRCEYCIVFHVYKALEAGATREEIMEAAMVAVAFGAGPSMAYSVTLLKQSIDEFEKDFLAKA; from the coding sequence ATGACAAGGAATCCAAGAGAAATATTTAATGAATTTGTACAGGGCTTAGGAGCTGTACAGGCAACCAATGCTAGCCAAGTAGAAGCCTTTATGAAGTTAAATGCAGCAGCCTACAAAACTGATGTAGTAGATCTAAAAACAAAGGAATTAATCAGTGTAGCGATTGGTGCTTATAATCGTTGTGAATATTGTATTGTGTTCCATGTTTACAAGGCATTAGAAGCTGGAGCAACTCGAGAAGAAATCATGGAGGCGGCTATGGTGGCAGTTGCTTTTGGTGCAGGCCCTTCTATGGCTTACTCTGTAACATTACTAAAACAATCTATTGACGAGTTTGAAAAGGATTTCTTAGCAAAGGCTTAG
- the dmpI gene encoding 4-oxalocrotonate tautomerase DmpI, translating into MPHISFEGPKLTKEQKEELVRKITEVSTSVLKLPKEAFTVVIRENDLENVGVGGELLANKLKK; encoded by the coding sequence ATGCCACATATTAGTTTTGAAGGTCCTAAGCTGACAAAGGAACAAAAAGAAGAACTAGTAAGAAAGATTACAGAAGTTTCTACCAGTGTTTTAAAACTGCCTAAAGAAGCGTTTACTGTGGTGATTAGAGAAAATGACTTAGAAAACGTTGGCGTAGGCGGAGAATTACTAGCAAATAAGTTGAAAAAATAG
- the ppx gene encoding exopolyphosphatase, with product MNKKLAIIDLGSNSVRMIIMKIYEDASYKMIEQVKEMVRLSEGMGEERTLKALPMERTLNALKLFKRLIDVHKVDEVFPIATAAVRIARNRELFLEKVQKETGFVFDVISGEEEAYYGYMGVVNTIKFTDALMIDIGGGSTELAWIENKKLKKAVSLPYGAVTLTEMFLPKEIIESSAVKHLESFMKKQFDKVPWLKEVQGLPVVGLGGAIRTLAKVNKHMISFPLVSLHNYQITFQEVSTIYEKINHGTKADVKRIPGVKKERGDILTAGLVPIMSLMEHTEAKQLIISGNGLREGVFYKKYLDITDQNHLIADVLFHSIENLLANYDMNKKHCYHVKDLALALFDETKELHHLGQEERRLLTASALLHDIGMYIDYYNHHKHGFYLVLNSVLNGLRNRERLMCAFIVSSHREMKFREDWKNYTMLIDKNDYDIIRKLTVFLQMAEKLDRGGYGSVKDLYCTITHDKVKVRLQADHPVDLEISGAMKFEKCFEKIFHKSLDIQASIFH from the coding sequence ATGAACAAAAAACTTGCTATTATCGACTTAGGGTCTAACTCTGTACGAATGATCATTATGAAAATCTATGAAGATGCCTCCTATAAAATGATTGAACAAGTCAAGGAAATGGTGCGACTCAGTGAAGGGATGGGGGAGGAAAGAACCTTAAAAGCCTTGCCTATGGAAAGAACCCTTAATGCTTTAAAATTGTTCAAGAGATTAATCGATGTCCACAAGGTGGATGAAGTTTTTCCTATAGCCACTGCTGCTGTAAGAATCGCTAGAAATCGAGAACTTTTTCTAGAAAAAGTTCAAAAGGAAACCGGCTTTGTTTTTGATGTGATCTCTGGTGAAGAAGAAGCGTATTATGGTTATATGGGGGTAGTCAATACCATCAAATTCACAGATGCTTTGATGATTGATATCGGAGGAGGTAGTACCGAATTAGCTTGGATAGAAAATAAAAAGTTAAAAAAAGCTGTAAGTCTTCCTTATGGCGCTGTTACTTTGACAGAGATGTTCTTACCTAAGGAAATCATTGAGTCCTCTGCTGTCAAACACTTGGAAAGCTTTATGAAAAAACAATTTGATAAAGTTCCTTGGCTAAAAGAGGTACAAGGTCTACCAGTGGTAGGATTAGGAGGAGCTATTCGAACACTGGCAAAGGTGAATAAGCACATGATTAGTTTTCCTTTGGTGAGCCTCCATAACTACCAAATTACTTTTCAAGAAGTTTCAACGATTTATGAGAAAATTAACCACGGTACCAAGGCAGACGTAAAAAGAATACCAGGTGTAAAAAAAGAGCGTGGAGATATCTTGACCGCTGGGCTTGTACCGATCATGTCTTTAATGGAGCATACAGAAGCGAAACAATTGATTATCAGCGGTAATGGTCTCAGAGAAGGTGTGTTTTATAAAAAGTATCTAGATATTACTGACCAAAACCACTTAATAGCTGACGTTCTTTTCCACAGCATAGAAAATCTATTGGCCAACTATGACATGAACAAAAAACATTGTTATCATGTAAAGGACCTCGCATTGGCATTGTTTGATGAGACTAAGGAACTGCATCACTTAGGTCAAGAAGAACGAAGACTCTTGACGGCCTCTGCCCTGCTGCATGACATTGGAATGTATATCGACTATTATAACCATCATAAGCACGGTTTTTACCTTGTTCTCAATAGCGTGTTAAACGGCCTCAGAAATAGAGAAAGGTTAATGTGCGCCTTCATCGTTTCTAGTCATCGCGAGATGAAATTTCGTGAAGATTGGAAAAATTATACAATGTTGATTGATAAAAATGACTATGATATTATAAGAAAACTCACTGTTTTTCTTCAAATGGCGGAAAAACTAGATCGTGGAGGTTATGGCAGTGTCAAGGACCTTTACTGCACCATCACCCATGATAAGGTCAAGGTGAGGCTTCAAGCTGACCATCCAGTAGACCTAGAAATTAGTGGTGCCATGAAGTTTGAAAAGTGCTTTGAAAAAATATTTCATAAAAGCTTAGATATCCAAGCCAGTATTTTTCATTAA
- a CDS encoding RNA degradosome polyphosphate kinase: MLKEVNLNKSEYFINRELSWLEFNDRVLQEARDNKNPLLERLKFLAITSSNLDEFFMIRVASLKDQVNANYHKTDPSGLTPKKQLKEISLRTQQMVYQQYHTFNRSIMPVLKKNHLYLLTKEELLEGQKIFLQEYFKTFIYPVLTPMAVDSSRPFPLLLNKSLNIAVLLEEKETPDDVIFATVQVPSVLPRMIELPKDAEENRYFILLEEVISLFIEDLFLGHTVLSAYPYRITRNADLTIEEEEAEDLLIEIERSLKKRKWGAAIRLEVDEDIDEKLVDILKNVLEIHNGEVYYINGPLDLTFLLQLYALEGYDHLKYVEYVSQVPRDLIDCEEILEAIDEKDIFLHHPYESFDPVVEFVRKAATDPKVLAIKQTLYRVSGKSPIVQALVEAAERGKQVTVLLEVKARFDEENNIQWAKKLEKAGCHVIYGLVGLKTHCKITLIVRMEENRIKRYVHLGTGNYNDITARFYTDMGLFTCNQHFGADASAIFNMLSGYSDPPDLYKLEVAPLNLRNKFMQLIETEIENAQKGKQARIIAKMNSLVDTEIIKNLYRASIAGVKVELIIRGICCLKPGVPDISENITVISIVSRFLEHSRIFYFYNDGQENLYLSSCDWMPRNLDRRVEILFPIESLQIKERIIDILKITLLDTIKAKQLTAEGKYIKIDKRGKKLLHSQKYFCKQALKTAKKHLKEKSLPVFQPILSDKSIGEDEN; encoded by the coding sequence ATGTTAAAAGAAGTGAACTTAAATAAAAGCGAATATTTTATCAATAGAGAATTAAGCTGGCTGGAATTTAACGATAGAGTTTTGCAAGAAGCTCGGGATAATAAGAATCCTCTACTGGAAAGACTAAAGTTTTTGGCCATCACCAGCTCCAACTTGGACGAGTTCTTTATGATTCGAGTAGCTTCTTTGAAGGACCAGGTCAATGCTAATTACCATAAAACAGATCCCTCTGGCTTGACTCCTAAAAAACAGCTAAAGGAAATTTCTCTTCGTACACAACAAATGGTCTACCAGCAGTATCATACTTTTAATCGTTCTATCATGCCGGTGCTTAAAAAAAATCACCTTTATCTTCTTACAAAGGAAGAGTTGCTGGAGGGGCAAAAAATCTTTTTACAGGAGTACTTCAAAACTTTTATTTACCCAGTTTTGACCCCTATGGCAGTAGATTCCAGCAGGCCCTTTCCCTTGCTTTTAAACAAGAGTTTAAATATTGCCGTATTGCTGGAGGAGAAGGAAACTCCAGATGACGTGATTTTTGCCACCGTCCAGGTACCTTCTGTATTGCCTAGAATGATTGAACTGCCTAAAGATGCTGAGGAAAATCGTTATTTTATCCTTTTAGAAGAGGTTATCTCACTATTTATTGAAGACCTGTTCTTAGGCCACACCGTTCTTTCTGCCTATCCCTATCGAATTACTAGAAACGCCGATCTGACCATCGAAGAGGAGGAAGCAGAGGACCTATTGATCGAAATTGAACGCTCTTTGAAGAAAAGAAAATGGGGAGCGGCTATTAGGTTAGAAGTAGATGAGGATATAGATGAGAAACTTGTAGATATACTAAAAAACGTTTTAGAAATCCACAATGGGGAAGTCTATTATATCAATGGTCCTTTGGATTTAACCTTCTTGCTTCAACTATATGCCTTGGAGGGCTATGACCATTTAAAATACGTGGAGTACGTTTCCCAGGTTCCAAGAGACTTAATAGATTGTGAAGAAATTTTAGAAGCTATTGATGAGAAGGATATCTTCCTGCATCACCCCTATGAAAGCTTCGATCCAGTAGTAGAGTTTGTTAGGAAAGCTGCTACTGACCCAAAGGTATTAGCTATCAAACAAACCCTCTATAGGGTCAGTGGCAAATCCCCCATTGTTCAGGCACTGGTAGAAGCCGCTGAAAGGGGTAAGCAAGTGACGGTGTTATTAGAGGTAAAGGCTCGCTTTGACGAGGAAAATAATATTCAGTGGGCGAAAAAACTCGAGAAGGCAGGATGCCATGTCATCTATGGTCTTGTAGGCCTAAAAACTCATTGCAAAATCACTTTGATTGTTCGCATGGAGGAAAACAGGATTAAGCGGTATGTTCATTTAGGTACAGGAAACTATAACGATATCACCGCTAGGTTTTATACAGACATGGGTTTATTTACCTGCAATCAACATTTTGGTGCTGATGCTTCTGCCATCTTTAACATGCTTTCAGGTTATTCTGATCCCCCTGATTTATATAAGCTGGAGGTAGCTCCTCTCAATTTAAGAAATAAATTTATGCAGCTTATTGAAACTGAAATTGAAAATGCACAAAAGGGAAAGCAGGCAAGAATTATTGCTAAGATGAATTCCCTAGTGGATACAGAAATTATCAAGAACCTTTATCGTGCCTCGATTGCTGGTGTAAAAGTAGAGTTAATCATACGTGGAATATGCTGTTTGAAACCTGGTGTTCCAGATATCAGTGAAAACATTACTGTCATTAGTATTGTCAGCAGATTCCTAGAACATAGTAGAATTTTTTACTTTTACAACGATGGCCAAGAAAACCTTTATCTATCCAGCTGTGACTGGATGCCTAGAAATTTAGATAGGAGAGTGGAAATACTTTTTCCTATAGAAAGTCTACAGATTAAAGAAAGAATTATCGACATATTAAAAATTACACTTTTAGATACAATTAAAGCCAAACAGTTAACTGCTGAAGGTAAATACATAAAAATAGATAAGAGAGGAAAAAAATTGCTTCATTCTCAAAAATACTTTTGTAAACAGGCCTTGAAAACAGCAAAAAAGCATCTAAAAGAAAAATCTCTGCCAGTTTTTCAACCAATCCTCTCAGATAAAAGTATAGGAGAGGATGAAAATTAG
- a CDS encoding HD domain-containing protein, which translates to MDEKQALTTVAGISVGSYAVRMKISEVLPEGKTRTLERTSKSIALGRDTFSKGKVSYEIANEVCEVLRGFKKLMNEYKVKTYRAVATSGIREAENNDYILDQIYSKTGLDIEIINSSVKRFLAYKGIRESLQNYQKLRAEGVMVLDIGSGNIEVSIYQQGSLTFSQNLKLGSLRLKEILSELESKTLDFPKLLEDYIKSNADILLKTFDINTNIQHFIVLGDVMKDLGKLCDCPDNYIDKSQFLMVYQSLLHKPTHKISSTYKISKEGAYTLIPSFILLKVFLDMTSSPQIYTPLVNLEDGIVADLVDQKLITQRKQEFLHDIYTLVRSLAKKYHYDENHANEVMDKSLCLFDGSKRLHGLGEEERFLLQLATILHDVGKFININQHYNHSYDIIMASNIMGISQQQLEIIANVAKYHSTLTPKISHENFNRLSHKDRVVIAKLVSIIRIADALDRSHQQKIKTIEVKLQENKMIIKASTVEEILLEEWTFEAKSSFFQEVFGITPILNIKREISC; encoded by the coding sequence ATGGATGAGAAACAAGCTTTAACCACCGTAGCAGGAATCAGTGTCGGTTCTTATGCTGTAAGGATGAAGATATCAGAGGTCCTCCCTGAGGGCAAGACAAGAACCTTAGAACGCACCAGCAAGTCTATTGCTTTAGGAAGAGATACTTTTTCTAAAGGAAAAGTAAGTTATGAAATAGCAAATGAGGTTTGTGAAGTCTTGAGGGGTTTCAAGAAATTAATGAACGAGTATAAGGTAAAAACCTATCGTGCTGTAGCTACTAGTGGTATTCGTGAGGCTGAAAACAATGACTATATTTTAGATCAAATTTATTCCAAAACAGGGCTAGATATCGAAATTATCAATAGTTCTGTAAAGAGATTCCTCGCCTACAAAGGAATTCGTGAAAGTTTACAAAACTACCAAAAACTTCGGGCTGAAGGTGTCATGGTTTTAGATATTGGATCAGGAAATATCGAGGTTTCCATCTATCAACAGGGCAGTTTAACCTTTAGTCAAAATCTAAAGCTGGGTTCTCTACGACTAAAAGAAATTTTGTCGGAGTTAGAGAGTAAAACCTTAGACTTTCCTAAACTTCTAGAGGATTATATCAAAAGCAATGCCGACATTTTGCTAAAAACTTTTGACATTAACACCAATATCCAACATTTTATTGTGTTGGGGGATGTGATGAAGGACCTAGGGAAGCTATGTGATTGTCCCGATAACTATATAGATAAAAGTCAATTTCTTATGGTATATCAAAGCCTTTTACATAAACCAACACACAAAATTTCCAGCACCTATAAGATTTCTAAGGAAGGGGCCTATACCTTAATTCCTTCCTTTATCCTCTTAAAGGTATTCTTGGATATGACCTCCTCCCCTCAAATTTATACGCCTTTGGTAAATCTGGAGGATGGTATTGTGGCAGATTTAGTAGACCAAAAGCTAATTACTCAAAGAAAACAGGAATTTCTTCATGATATCTATACGCTAGTACGATCCTTAGCAAAAAAATATCATTATGATGAAAATCATGCCAATGAAGTGATGGATAAATCCCTTTGTCTATTTGACGGATCAAAGAGATTGCACGGCTTAGGGGAAGAAGAAAGATTTTTGTTGCAATTAGCAACGATTCTTCATGATGTTGGAAAGTTTATTAATATCAACCAACACTATAATCATTCTTATGACATCATTATGGCCTCTAATATTATGGGTATTTCTCAACAGCAGTTGGAAATCATAGCAAATGTAGCAAAGTATCACAGCACCTTAACCCCTAAAATAAGTCATGAGAACTTCAATAGGTTGAGCCATAAAGATCGTGTCGTCATTGCAAAGCTAGTATCTATCATCAGAATTGCTGATGCACTAGACCGAAGTCATCAACAAAAGATTAAGACTATCGAAGTGAAGCTGCAAGAAAACAAGATGATCATTAAAGCCAGTACTGTAGAAGAAATTTTGCTGGAGGAGTGGACTTTTGAAGCAAAATCCTCTTTCTTTCAAGAGGTATTTGGCATAACACCTATTTTAAACATAAAGAGGGAGATATCATGTTAA